A genomic window from Aethina tumida isolate Nest 87 chromosome 4, icAetTumi1.1, whole genome shotgun sequence includes:
- the LOC109596372 gene encoding zinc finger protein 704 isoform X2 yields the protein MLAMTKAEPFEVPKRLEEVRLLESRKSARLADQDTDFARLADMAGDRKRTASHTIDVPAPSFHHGSRKRRPSHSQDDIQLPKDSQMDECSAALVLMSLSCSPHSPSLTALSSWLSSSPGSSSSSASYRSTPSPPPRTYSPNSTPLSTSSASDEGIVMDYPDEMPRKKKNLTRIIYQCTWPSCIKTTQTNQDIEAHVRNEHLKDKLCAENEEEFYYTELEVGQTSPAPTLSHRDMARPPHEDPDYQRAIVGNYRNLLNAPPMVPQSPHKLLKLSMRPNSPKMPVSPRRVRGENKKCRKVYGMEHREQWCTQCKWKKACSRFGD from the exons ATGTTGGCTATGACCAAAGCA GAACCGTTCGAGGTGCCCAAACGCCTCGAGGAGGTGCGCCTGTTGGAGTCGAGGAAGTCGGCCCGCCTGGCCGACCAGGACACCGACTTCGCCCGTTTGGCCGACATGGCGGGCGACAGAAAGAGGACCGCCTCCCACACCATCGACGTGCCGGCCCCGTCCTTCCACCACGG ATCTCGTAAAAGACGTCCGAGTCACAGTCAGGACGATATTCAGCTTCCGAAAGACAGCCAAATGGACGAGTGCAGCGCCGCGTTGGTACTGATGAGTCTTTCGTGCTCGCCGCACTCGCCGAGCCTCACAG CGTTATCGTCGTGGCTGAGCTCATCTCCGGGAAGCAGCAGCTCGTCAGCATCCTACAGATCGACCCCGTCGCCCCCGCCCCGTACCTACTCGCCCAATTCGACGCCGCTGTCGACGAGTTCAGCGTCCGACGAGGGCATCGTCATGGACTACCCCGACGAGATGCCCCGCAAGAAAAAG AACCTCACACGAATCATCTACCAATGCACATGGCCGAGCTGCATCAAAACCACCCAAACAAACCAGGACATTGAGGCGCACGTCAGGAACGAGCATCTCAA GGACAAACTGTGCGCCGAGAACGAGGAGGAGTTCTACTACACGGAGCTGGAGGTGGGCCAGACCAGCCCGGCTCCGACCCTCTCCCACAGAGACATGGCCCGTCCGCCGCACGAGGACCCCGACTACCAGCGTGCCATCGTCGGCAACTACCGCAATCTCCTCAACGCGCCCCCGATGGTGCCGCAGTCGCCCCACAAGCTCCTCAAGCTCTCCATGAGGCCGAACAGCCCCAAGATGCCGGTGTCGCCGCGTCGTGTGCGCGGTGAGAACAAGAAGTGCCGCAAGGTGTACGGTATGGAGCACAGGGAACAATGGTGCACCCAGTGCAAGTGGAAAAAGGCGTGCAGCCGATTCGGCGATTGA